Part of the Triticum urartu cultivar G1812 chromosome 2, Tu2.1, whole genome shotgun sequence genome, gttatgtacgcaaacctggatcacggcgggcttcttcctctcttcgtcctttagatccttctctggtcccaagactgtggtgtactcaacatctagcccagcaacccactcatcatctgaatttttgaacatgcgtctgaagcgagaaaggcatcctttcaccgtcgcggaagaacgggtgtagatgacatcgaactcatcgccggtgatggttctaaccttgtactcaccgccgatcgtggagatttgggacgccatggatttgggaggagggttaggattagtggaactgccgtaatgtgaatggacgggatgactaggagcgaaccgtcatagtattgaaggacgtgcggggacgagtacgagcgaactgccagcgtgcgaacggcagggtagtggctttccattctcccatgatacgggcttccgagagcccttggatctgagatcgaatggttgcatggcgtgatgggtgaatatcctatcctggagggttattctgcaaattttcagcaacttagcatgcgaccgtttgatctcagatccaagggctgccagcagcccgtatcatggccgcgcctaccacgaccgtcgcgtcgctcgcgcggtcgcgccgttggagatttaacacggtgcgttaggctatctgatgttggcatgtcatacatagtcatcacttagtcactcatactacaacaaagTTGGCTATAatgttggctataagtgtatttttttactcctctctatctctttcttcgtaatggaggtggtcaggaatcgagAGACTCACGCcagtcgtagcgccgcagttaaaatgataatggcaagtcaaatcacgaggccccacctgtccagcagtaactcgctgtcaaatcacacagccctacatttgcagcagcctactccctcgtcttctcgcgtctctgttgaactgactaggcggaactgccccgccgcctaccgcgcaggaaaagccccgcccttgacttttaaatagtatacagtatactaattttgtatccatggattgcgcccgcgccatggagcaaagcgtctagaaaatggcggtacacatgtacggagtatacagcaCACCCGTCGCattcgcgtcgcaccccagacggtcggtcggtctggcacgctgctctccgaatggaacgcCCATCATATTGCATTTGTACACACATGTGGGACggcaattgagaaccgaccataggcacactccccggccccacaagtcgggtgacttaatagaagagggagacgagcgataatactagagaagtgttgtactacgttggtgcctggacgatccctgcaagacacAGAAGATCAGctcgtccatgcatgtgactaGACTCCAGCAaacacgcctggattggctatcgtctacacatcatgcaggctgtgttgtacatggctgtagttgtggtgagaaatctaaaaaaaggtttcttgtcatctcgcaaaattaggtgtcatatgcttcggatcactgcgagggttaaatagcgacaactgagttgggctagtcattgggggcacatgcatgAACAGTGACTACTCGGCTaccatctaggtcaagccggctatgttaattaggacatctatcgacggaccccttttctacgagtttatctttaatttgagctttgttcctcgtctagtttgtccatcgggattcatgttgtcttctttgggcagtgaggttatgatttcttctcatgtggcatttttcatgttatatgttataatccggcgcttcagatcaaaatgacgacaatTGCGCCTCCGGGCCACATGCatgaggaggtggttttgcaatggagaagatcagaagagggagaggcgagacggtggttttggaatggagatgatggagaggagaggaggtggttttacAATGGAGAAGATTAGAAGAGGGAGAGgtgagacggtggttttggaatggagatgatggagaggagaggaggtggttttacaatggagaagagggagaggagcgtgcggcagcgatttaggattggatgAGAGGGCCGGCgtgctgtgactggatcaaaatcaaaatcaatttacctttcaattaagaaagcgaccccacattaactagtctcccttttattctgggtcataattgaccatgatttttgcacataaaatatatgttatacgttgcaaaaataatataatttgaaagtacattcagatatgaactaaacgatacaatttttggtgacatgcattcacattttgcttgtcaaatacagtatgtggtcaaactttgacccaaaatacgcaaaacaacaaaaaaaatacttccaagaccagcgccgctcttccgctcttctcctcttaaaccatcgccgctcctctcctattccaatctaaatgcagtgccgctcctctcctcttccatttcaaaaccaccgccctcctctcctgttccagtccaaaaccagcgtcgctcctctcccgttctaatccaaaaccagcgctgctcctctcctcttccattcaaaaaccaccgccggcgagtgaaggtgttgtggaaaagtagatcgatggaggagtacaaccgatacgtgaggatcgcagacggcgaccctgtgaagctagctaggatgttggagatacagtcttggtttgacaacaaggaccaactagcggcgacggcgacatccatggccaaatatctgcaacagagcgaaaaggcggcgatactcccggagggagtcgcgccagagtacatagagctgctcctctgggccatggagcaaacagattcaccaaatccaatcgtgagggagcggtggtgggagtatcgatcctagatggagcatccaccagagattgaaggatcgagcatctacagggtgccgtttgtgagggtgtcctgccagagcgagccggcggagtcttcgtcgaccgaacccaactgcaagaggataAAAGAAGTTGGCCCGACgatgcttccccgccatcgtctccctcgccgttcacatcgtctcacggggcgactgtctgccgccgaggaataggagggggctgccccccccccccagcccaatagtcgggcaggttgtgaattgtcaggaggagcttagggttgtcagtatttgcaggttgtgaattgtgttttgtgttgtgtagtttgagagtactttcagatgtgaatgtcttttgaatttcagatttgtagtattgagcatatgaagtattttatgaattctagagatctatttttagcagtTAAAAAATATAGTTTCAtgggagtataaaagtgcagacaatgtgattctcaaagaagaaactgcaagtttcagtttcagataagaaactgcaagttcagtttcagataacaaactgcaactttcagaggcagagcatttatattaacacggccttctCAAACAAGGTTAACATCAtattggaagttttattcatggttgAAAATGGAACTatcagccagttaacatcatgttgaTCAACATTCACGCATAGCACATCTTCGTATGATTCACaatcaaaatgcccacacaatgtcgagtgtgcgaaacacagagaaaatgagggacgaagttttggcaagtgttggacgtggttttgggctgccccgtctaagcttttatttttaacatgcgcagcccacgacctcggatgggaggtccataggcctgtttgtattttcttagggccgtcatgtatcgaccggcctatggacctcccatccgaggttttattattggcagcccaatttatgtatttttttaagaaaacacagaggtctgttctatttttataTATAAGAATAGGATCGCCAGGTCCAATTTATGTTTCCcctctaactatattatatatatttaaattattttatatgttattatatattatttttattgtcatcatatatttaacagatacttacatatgtaagaaaacaatatcccacatcctggattgttttggcacgaaaatcctagtgattgtgtacaaaagcttgctaagatttaaggacgaatgtaataatatcacttatcatttaaatatatttataacaaaatgctcagcccctttttattttttaataACATTGCTgacccaacccaacattataattagaatcagcccagcaaaatcgtgtatttcgagaaattGCAAATGGCCaataattttttaggaaataaaataaatgggccgcatggacgctatattatttgttcacccaacccagctaatggctgtaatttaAAGAAAAAGAttaaattgactgtaaattctaccccgcaaaaaaaactgtaaattctagaaaaaaatgggttgaatacgtgccacattttttaggctgaaatgtgggccaataggtcgaagccaacgcaagtcattgtcaatttagtcaacaaatgattctgacatgttagccgttggatttacatccaacgaccggcatccatcttcaatctctcgtcttcttcctccagcgccgctgagaccacctcccgcctcctgctgctagcagctctgcttagcacgcttcgctatgaagcgctactccaccgttggccaggccatccctccaccgctccacacctcctattcttctccaccgactgccgaaccacaccgcactagaactagttaaccctcgtacacctctccgtctgtgactctactcccgcgtcttcccacctccggctcgttgctgtccggggcctcgccgtcgtccaccatcttggatgcgctcggcgcggcgtggtcaacatggttaacgaacgacaccatcggaagtagactgtgcatggagaggctgacagctgggtccacggccgcacacaaggaaatgcctccttattacacgcaaaataatgattcctccacctaacatctgggacccaccggaagggcctctgtatttcgcgaaagtAACGTGctccccgctgacatgtcggacccactagctatcttcgcacgcaaggaagtgcctccttattacgcacaaaaaaatgaatatacCCCCTGCCAGCtagaacccagcatagtgggaggctgacttgtgggcctaccaagttgacggggacggagggctttgtcaacttagtcaatatgaacgattctagctcctgttatcgtacgatgttcatccaatggccgtagtgcttcttcaacctccggtcttcttgctccagccgcccaaaccagcgccagtcgtgccgcgtgctcctgcctcctgtggccggctgtgatgccgcggaggcctcaccgccccctactactcccaccgctggccaggccatccctctactcacccacaccccctgttattctgcggcgacagcagcctcacaccgcagctgaaccagtgaaccctcgtactcctattcgcgtgggcatccactgctgcgtcttccccggctccgagtcgtccccttcctagtcctcgccatcgtccaccgccgtggtgctctcggcgcggcgtggtcaacgtggtcaaggaacgacttccatcgaacgtggactgtacgtggagaggctgacagctgggtccacgaccgcagcaaggaagtgcctccttattacgcgcaaaataatgattcctccacctggcagcggggacccaccggacgggccaccgtatttcgtgaaaaaaatatttccccctgactgctaggacccaccagctaaatcttcgcacgcaaggaagtgcgtccgggcaaaaaaaatgattcgcccccctgactgctgggacccaccagctacatcttcgcacgcaaggaagtgcgtccaggcaaaaaaaatgattcgcccccttgactgctggggcccaccagctacatcttcgcacgcaagtgcctgacagtcgggacccacctggtcgaagcgtacatagcgttgtcattctggtcgcgaatatgtacgtacatatatactggtggatgtagaggcgcgcacgtgtcgtagtagaggcgggtACGTGTCggagtagaggcgcgcatgtagcatgtacacgtacatacagcggccatggtgcaagaaagaaaatacggtcacgtatgtgtacatacgggcggggtctcgaacgcctactcgcgcatacgtacggccagggctcgtgtatatggctgggtcggaatggagaaatagcgtcgtcgtcgtgttcatggggaggcaacggaatgcgttgtgttcatggggaggcaacggtgTTCATCGGGAGataacggaacgcgtgggagccaactggctgTGTCGGagcggaatgcgtggtcgtgtttatcgggagggcttggacagaataggcgatggaaacgaggcctggcgtaccgcataacggaggaaacggacctcctacattcggaacggggtcctgttgatcgggacggatctggcgtaccgcaaaacggaggaaacggatctcctacggtcgaaacgggggtcctgttcatcgggaggggtgtggcgtaccgcaaaacagatgaaacggacctcctacggtcgaaatgggggtcctgttgatcgggaggggtgtggcgtaccgcaaaacggacgaaacagacttgtgttggagcgctacggtcgaaacgggagtcctgttcatcgggaggggtgtggcgtaccgcaaaacgggactccacggatactgttcatctccaccgtcgacctcctccagcctccacgggctaccgtcgacctcctccagcctccacgagctcctgttcatccagcctccaccgcgcgctactccaccggctactgttcaaccacccctccatgggaaccactccaccgtctactgttcatccagccctccacaccacggggtcctgttcaacaacccctccacgggcacccctccaccgtctactgttcatccagccctccacaccacggggtcctgttcaacaacccctccacgggcacccctccaccgtctactgttcatccagccctccacaccacggggtcctgttcaacaacccctccacgggcacccctccaccgtctactgttcatccagccctccacaccacggggtcctgttcaacaacccctccacgggcacccctccaccgtctactgttcatccagccctccaccacaccatggggtcctgttcatccagaggcaacgccaccgctcactgttcatccaacccccccccccccccccccccccccgcaacgctcactgttcatcccagagacagcatcgatcggctttagttagcagcagtagcgaaggaatcgctcgatcgggttcggttaacagccatcgatcgatcgatcactcggattcagtaacgcgtagcctgcagtgcaatcgctcgggttcagttagagcccaacgcctcgctcgggttcagttagagccaacgcctcgcacacacccgcgtacgtgtacgagagaaacacgcatcgctcggcccccgacctcccaccgtaaccgggaactcccccaaattttcctccccctcgcttctaccacggtttttttcgttatggacggcccaaagaatgtcatgcaactgcgtctccggcccgcccaggacgaaaagcccattttttgtcatgattttttgtcatagaagtaggagcccaccacatctatgatgataccggattttgtcacaattatcgtcatagaagtgtcatatgtatgacagaaaaaaatttcgttcggcccaaaatgtcacggatgtgtctttttttgtagtgccaccTTGGCAAAGGAGCGCTTGAGGGGCAGAGGAGGGTGAGTGGGGAAGAGTGAGAGAGAGGAACGCCCGAAGCGTCGCACCTCAGCTTTGGTGGCTGGAAACCCTAGCGATGGATCTAGGGTTCCCCGGCGGAACCAGAGCCAGTTAAATACCTCCATCTCTAGGCCCTGGATGGGTGGGCCGGGCTCTTCCTGCAACCCCTGGCCCAACGCCGGACTCGACAGCACAGGAATCACAGGGGGCACCTAGGCCTGGCCCAGCCCGGATGTGGGCTTGGGCACCGAGCCCTGTAGCTCCGCTTGGCAAACCAGCCCGCAAGGCACCAGCGTCCCAGCCCTAGGACCTggctcccgcgccgccgccgccaacacCCCCGAGGCCGGCGCGGCCACCTCCCGCGGCGGCGCCGGAGGAGCCCGAAGAAGGAGGACCGCATCTGCGGCAGTGGCGGGTAGGCCAGCAGAACCCCGTCGGACTACGCCCACCGGAGCAGCACCCAGCGGCCCCCAGCGCGACGCCCCGCTCCTCCTAGAACCGCGGCTACCGGGCACGAACGCCTGCCTTCGCCCAGCCTTgagagagcccccgagctccTCTGCCCGCGCCATGAAATCACCCACCGAGCACGGGGCGCTGCCACTCCCCGCCGCCCTCGTCGGCCAGAGCCCAGAAACGGCTTCCCGACCAGCCTCCGGCGCCCGCGAAGGCGCAGGACAGCCCCAAGCGCGGCAAGGAGCACGCCGGCCCCGCGCCCGACCGGACCACCGTCCACTCCGCCTCAGCCAGCCGGCCGGGGGCCACGCAGGCAGCATCGCCCGCGCCATCGCCTCCCAGATCGCCACTCCGTACAGGAGCCGTTGGAGACATGTGTCCTCTATTGACCTAATGATCTCTTCGTCTCAAATAACCTGATTAACACATGTCTGCGGGTGAAACATGTCTAAACTCACCGAATAATCTTTCTCACTGCTTGTAGTCACTATCAGCTCGTCACATGTGCAGCCCCACCAACCATCATGAGATCTCGTCACACCCTTAAAAAAACACCCAGCTTCTTAGGGTTTCTTGTGCCTTCCGTCGGCACCGCTGCCGATCTACCTCGTCTCTTGTGGTCTTAGGGCCATGGAGGTGTGGTTGATCTCGGCCCGTGCCGCTGGGAGGGCTTCGTTTTTAGATACTTTTTTTGGTTTTGTTACGATTTGTGTTCTGCTTAGAGAGACAAGGCGACCGCAACTCTCTGAAGAAGGAGTAAGTTTGTCCGTGCCTAGTCCCCGTCCCGGTGGTGCTTCTAGCGTCATTGAAGGGCGTGTGGAGCGGGGGATCTCATGGGATCCGGTCGGCATTTGTCTTCGTTGGATCCATGTCAATCTGATTTTTGTTCGTCTTTGTTTGTGTGTCTACGGGTTGGACCTTCCAATCTACGCGTCACTTCATCGGCGGCGGTTCCTGTTCTGGTGCGCTGATCTCATGAGGCCTTAGCATGACAACTTTCTACCATGTACTATAACAAAGTTTGTCCGGCTTCGATGAGGAAGGGGCGATGACAGCGGTGCTCCTTCGACTCGCTTAATTGCTTATAGTCGTCGGACCTGGACGTATATTTTACTTTGGATGTTCTTTATACTACTTTGACAGAGCCGTATACATACACCACAAAATAAGTATACATCATAGCTAGAAGACCGTGTGACAGTGCCGAAACCCTAGTCAACGTTCAACGGGTGTGAAAATCTGAAGTTTCTTACTCCAAATCACTCATATCACTGCTGCAAGGCCACTTGCCAAGGCAAAAGCGACGACTTGAGAGTGGAGACGTCTGCAAGTCGACGGACGTTTCGGCCTGAGAAAGACAGCCCCCGAATGGTTTGACCAGAGCGCACACCACAACTAGCAGCCCCCCATCCATCTACGTCGCTTTCAGTTGCTACTCGGAACGCGCCACAAGCCCTCTAGTTTACCTGAGTTTTTCCTTACCACTTGGCCAAGAAAATTTTCCCTTGGACCGCAAGCACACAAGAAAACGGAGGATTTACACACCCGCAGGCCATTGCCAAGAACAGAGCGCCGGCCGGCGTTCCTTGGAGAGCCATGCTTCTCCACCCTCACcacctggtccctctgctcctgCTCCTCGTGGCTGCGGCGAGCGGCGACGGCGTGCAGTTCAGCTATAACGGCTTCGCGGGCGTGAACCTGACGCTCGACGGCGCGGTGGTCATGCCCAACGGCCTGCTCATGCTGACCAACGGCACCATCCAGACGAAAGGCCAGGCCTTCCACCCGTCCCCCCTGCCGttccgcggcggcggcgaggcgaaCGGCACCGGCGACGGCGCCGCGCGGTCCTTCTCGACCACTTTCGTCTTCGCCATCTTCGGGCAGTACGCGGACCTGAGCAGCCACGGCATGGCCTTCTTCGTCTCCGCGTCCAGGGAGCTGCTCTCCACGGCGATGCCGGGCCAGTTCCTGGGCCTCCTCAACGACACCGACGGCGGCAACCGGAGCGACCACATCTTCGCCGTGGAGCTCGACACGCTCTTCAACGCCGAGTTCCGTGACATCAACAGCAACCACGTCGGCGTCGACGTCGACAGCCTGGTTTCGGTCCGTTCCGCCGACGCCGGGTACTACGACGACGGCACCGGGACGTTCCGGAACCTGAGCCTGATCAGCCGGGAGGCCATGCAAGTGTGGGTGGACTACGATGGCGGGGCCACGGAGGTCGCCGTGACCGTGGCTCCCCTGGGCATGGCCAGGCCCAAGAAGCCCCTCCTCACGACCACCGTCGACCTCTCGCCTGTAGTGCAGAGCACGATGTTGGTCGGATTCTCGTCAGCAACAGGTGTCCTCGCCACACGCCACTTCGTCCTCGGCTGGAGCTTCGCGCTGGACGTGCCAGCCCCGGCACTGGACATCTCGGCGCTGCCGGCCTTGCCACGGGCCTGGCCAAAGCCACGGTCCAGGGTGCTGGTGATCGTGCTGCCCATAGCGTTGGCAGCTCTGGTACTCGTTCTGGGCATCGGAGTGTACATCTTTGTACGACGGCTTGTCAAGTTCTCGGAGCTGCGCGAGGACTGGGAGGACGCCTTCGGCCCCCACCGATTCTCATACAAGGAATTGTATCATGCGACCAAGGGGTTCAGCGACAAGAACCTGCTCGGGGCGGGAGGCTTCGGAAGTGTGTACAGGGGCAAGCTCCGCAAGCCGGACATGGAGGTCGCCGTAAAGAGGGTGTCTCATGAATCAAGGCAAGGGATGAAGGAGTTCGTCGCCGAGGTCGCAAGCATCGGACGGCTACGGCACCGGAACCTCGTGCCGTTGCTTGGCTATTGCCGGCGCAAAGGGGAACTTCTCCTGGTTTACGATTACATGCCAAACGGAAGCCTTGATAAATACTTGTATGATGCATCCTCAACAGGTACACTGGACTGGCCTCAAAGATTTCACATAATCAGAGGTGTGGCTTCTGGGTTATTGTATCTCCATGAGGATTGGGAGCAGGTTGTCATCCACCGAGATGTGAAGGCAAGCAATATTCTTCTAGACAGCGAGATGAATGGGCGGTTAGGGGATTTCGGCCTTGCAAGGCTGTACGATCATGGGACGGACGCCCATACAACGCATGTGGTTGGCACCATGGGCTACCTAGCTCCTGAGCTTGGACACACCGGCAAGGCAACCCCGTCGACCGATGTGTTCGCCTTCGGTGCATTCCTTCTGGAAATCACGTGTGGGCGGAGGCCAATCGAGCAAAACGAGCACGACAACCGCATCGTGCTCGTGGATTGGGTGATCGAGCAATGGCGCAAGGGTTTGATCATTGGCGCGGTGGATACGAGGATTCCAAGTGGGTTTAGTCCGGACATGGTCTCGCTGGTGCTGAAACTTGCGTTGTTATGCTCGCACCCATTGCCTAATGGAAGGCCAACCATGCGGCAGGTCATGCAGTACCTCGACGGCGACATGGTCCTCCCGGACTTGTCGTCCGCGTACCTCAGTTTCACCATGCTGGAGCGGATGTATGATGGGGACTTCAACCAGAAAATGTTGCCATACGAATCATCGACGAGCATGGGTGCAGTTTCTGATATCTCTGGAGGGAGGTGACAATGTTCTTGCGGTAAGTAGGATTGTGTAACTAACTATTAACTGACCTGTGGCTCCTATACACACATCTATGTTGTACATATTTTTACCTGAAATGTATGACCTGATGGTTACCTAATTTATGGTCGAATTGCCTATAAGCAGAACAATGCAATCAAACAAGTGACATGTGTTTTTCCCCGCACAAAAAAGAAGAAGTGATATgtgtttttgttttattttcggAGGTATTCAAGCTCTGAAACACATCGTATCTCATCGTATCTCCATTCAGAACGCTCAGCGTAGCTTCTCTCGCCTTAATTATAGGATCCTAATAGTATAAGGGGAACGTTCCTTCCCCTGATACCCCGGGGCGAATAAACATTCCGCCAGGGTACATCAGAGCGATGATAAAAAACCACGCTGGTGATTTCTTTGGTGATTTCAAGCAATCTGAAGGGACTAATGTTCTGAGATATAAAGGGATTGAAGAAACTCCTTGGAAAGTATGAGGGAAATAGCAATAATAAAGGAGCGAAGAAGCCACTTCAGACTTAACTCTAACATGAATACACGCAGCTAGTAATAGGcgcaaggcaacaacaacaagaagCTCGTAAGACATGCAAGTATGAAGGGAACAAAACACGATCAGCGAGCAGAAAAGATTAGCCAGACGAAAGGGCAAAACCTGATCCAAACATCAGCTAGTAGGAGCGGCGAATAGCACTGCCGGCCAGCAAACAAAGCAGCGCGTAGCCAGGTAACAACCCCATTGCAGGACCAATGGTAAACGTGGAAGAAACCTTCCTGTGGATCGAAGCAAGGGGTGTGCGGCGTGAAGTGTGAGGTGGCGGTCGTGAAGGAAACTAGAACACGGAGAAGAAAAGACTACGGGAAGGAGATGAGATAAAGACAACGGAGCCACACAGGCAATCGAGCTGGCAGAACCCACCACATATACTCGTACACGTGGACACAAGCCCTGGAGCAGAGAAAGAGCGGGCGATGAGGAGAGAGTAAAAGAAGCAACGCTGCCTACCCCTCCTTCCACAGTGTGAAGACACATCAGCGGGATGGGTGGGTAAAAGAGCGGCATGATGACCAGTAAGCTGCCGCAGATGAGTCACTAAGAACAACTCCAACGAGACGACTCATTTTGTCCACGGGAGTCTGTTTAGGTCGGTGTGGACAGATAAGTGACCCAACGCGTCGATCTAAAAGGACTTGTGTCCGTTTTTCGTCCGCCTGCCAACACACTCCCGCTCATTTTTGAGCCGGATTTGCGTCGGCGCAGACATGAGACGGATGCGCGCGTGcttgccttctccttcctccGGGCCCGCTTGTCGGTGGCAGCCTCCACCATTTTCCTCCATTTCTTTCCAAAAACCCTCCCGCCCGCGCGCGCTCCCGATCCCTGCCATGGACGacgacctcgacgccgccgccggcctcgcctccctcgCCTCGTCCAGCATGACGACCGCGCCCTCCGGCAAAGGCAAAGCCTCACGCCCCCCGCAAGACCGTTGTCGTGGCCAAGCCGAAGAAGACGCTGACACTCGAACAACGG contains:
- the LOC125536520 gene encoding L-type lectin-domain containing receptor kinase SIT2-like, whose protein sequence is MLLHPHHLVPLLLLLVAAASGDGVQFSYNGFAGVNLTLDGAVVMPNGLLMLTNGTIQTKGQAFHPSPLPFRGGGEANGTGDGAARSFSTTFVFAIFGQYADLSSHGMAFFVSASRELLSTAMPGQFLGLLNDTDGGNRSDHIFAVELDTLFNAEFRDINSNHVGVDVDSLVSVRSADAGYYDDGTGTFRNLSLISREAMQVWVDYDGGATEVAVTVAPLGMARPKKPLLTTTVDLSPVVQSTMLVGFSSATGVLATRHFVLGWSFALDVPAPALDISALPALPRAWPKPRSRVLVIVLPIALAALVLVLGIGVYIFVRRLVKFSELREDWEDAFGPHRFSYKELYHATKGFSDKNLLGAGGFGSVYRGKLRKPDMEVAVKRVSHESRQGMKEFVAEVASIGRLRHRNLVPLLGYCRRKGELLLVYDYMPNGSLDKYLYDASSTGTLDWPQRFHIIRGVASGLLYLHEDWEQVVIHRDVKASNILLDSEMNGRLGDFGLARLYDHGTDAHTTHVVGTMGYLAPELGHTGKATPSTDVFAFGAFLLEITCGRRPIEQNEHDNRIVLVDWVIEQWRKGLIIGAVDTRIPSGFSPDMVSLVLKLALLCSHPLPNGRPTMRQVMQYLDGDMVLPDLSSAYLSFTMLERMYDGDFNQKMLPYESSTSMGAVSDISGGR